Genomic window (Theileria annulata chromosome 4, complete sequence, *** SEQUENCING IN PROGRESS ***):
cctaaaacctaaaacctaaaccctaaaccctaaaccctaaaccctaaacctaaaacctaaaccctaaaacctaaaccctaaaccctaaaccctaaaccctaaaacctaaaccctaaaccctaaaccctaaaaccctaaaccctaaaccctaaaaacctaaaaacctaaaccctaaaccctaaaacctaaaacctaaaacctaaaacctaaaccctaaaccctaaaccctaaaacctaaaccctaaaccctaaaccctaaaacctaaacctaaaacctaaacctaaaacctaaaccctaaaccctaaaacctaaacctaaacctaaaccctaaaaacctaaaccctaaaccctaaaccctaaaacctaaaccctaaaccctaaacctaaaccctaaaaccctaaaacctaaaccctaaaccctaaaaccctaaaacctaaaccctaaaccctaaaccctaaaccctaaaccctaaacctaaaccctaaaccctaaaccctaaaccctaaaccctaaaccctaaaccctaaaccctaaaccctaaaccctaaaccctaaaacctaaaccctaaaccccCTAATACCTAAAATGAATTGTGGGGCAAAATTCAAAACCCTCAAAGTTAGGGTTAAATCAACATCAAGTGGGGTAGAATCTTAATATTATGGGGTAGAATCTTATAAATGTTGGGTGGAATCTCAGATTATGGGGTGGAATCTTCATCGAATGTGGGGGTACCATCATACACAGTTGTCGGGCAATGAACAGTTTTTGTGGGGTTACTCACATATACTCGTAGGATACTCAAGGTTGGTCAAAGGTTcactcaaggttggactcAAGTTtggactcaaggttggaccCAAGGTACCTCCGGTACCTCAAAGGTACACAGGTCACCTCTAGCATAGAGGACTACCATAGGTgtgactcaaggttggtcAAAATAACCCAGgtgactcaaggttggacaAGGGTTGACTCAATGTGACTCAAGGCTGGACAAGGTTGGACTCAATGGATGACTAAGGTTGGACAAAGGTACCTCCGGTACCTCAAAGATACACAGGTCACCTCTAGCATAGCTatgactcaaggttggactcaaggttggactAAGGgtgactcaaggttggtcAAAGGAGTGCCATAGCTgtgactcaaggttggacaAGGGATACCCAGGAACTCCTAGTTAGCCTAGCTgtgactcaaggttggatAGGGTCACCAAAGGGATACTCAAGGTTGGTTTAGGATACCTCTCAGGgtgactcaaggttggacaAAGGAAACCAAGAGGATACTCCTCGTAAGCCAAGAGGATAGCATTGGTGACTCAAGGttgactcaaggttggacaGATGACACACAAGACTAATACCTCTAGCACCAAAGTGCACAGTACTAGCACACACCTCTAGTATACTAACTGTAACTAAGGACACAGTTAATAGTAATTAATACTCACCTGGGTCAGTCAAGGCTACCTCTAGGTGATGCACCTGTTTGCACCAAAGAATATTATTGCACACACACAGGTAAGTCCAGTGGTCAACCAACCAAAACTCCACTAAGGTACCAGTGATGGTTCAAAGGTAACCAGAGTACCAGACTTAAGGCTTGTTGACCAAAAGTACCAAGAGCTGAGGTCTAACAGACATTAATGGACTGCTCTATAGCataatagtactaaggTACCTAGACTAATATACTAACTctatatagtatatagtagttaagtaaCTGAAGTgactaaataactaatatactAACTCTATTACTAAAAGTAATGTATATGATGGACCCAAATACTGAGGTGTAACTGGTTGAAGTCAGTACCTATAACAGTAAGAGTAACTAAAGGACTACTCTAAGGACACTAATGTACTAATATAGTACCAGAACTACTAACTTAATAGCTATAGTAGCTATCTAACTAAAGTACTACCTCCACTAGTGAACTTAGAGTGATCCGAAGGAATAGAAATTTGAGACAAAATTAACGATTGAAAGTGAATGACAGTGTGTgtgaattaaaatagttaGTGTAATGACAATGAGTTGAATAATAGTTAGTGAGTGTAATAACAGATAGTGTGTGAATTACAATGGTTAGTGTATGAcagttattttacaatatgATCATTGGAGGACTGCATTTGGTAATTAGATCCAGATTGAGGATCAGACAGATAcaaatatgaatttatttgGAATTAGTGTGATAATGATACTGACTGAGTATTACTCTGAGTATCAGTGAGTGAGTGTATGGTAGTTTCTTTGTCTGATCATATAGATTTGTGATACTGAAACTGTTTGAGATAAGACCCAATGAAACATCGTGATTGTTGCAAACTTAGGATCTTCAGAGTGTTTCCAGAGTGGAAGATTATTGTATGTGATCTTTCTACAGGTGACACCATCATTGAATATGTAGGTATATTATAGGTTGATAAGAGTAACTGTGTATTGGGACTTGGTGATTTCAGTATCATTCTCTCCAAAGAACTTAAGATTAGTGGGATCTAATCTGGTATCGGTGATGTCCTACGGCTTACCATCCTCTCTTTGAATAGtttgaacatattattCGTAAGGAGTATGGCAAGGTATTTAACATCAAGAGTCATTAGCATTACCAATCTACCATAGACATTAGTTTTGGATTCCCAGATATCTGTAGAACCATTAGATACCTTACTGAATACGTGATTATCCTTAGGTTTATACACAATGACATTGTTCTGGTCGGTATAGTTGAATTCACTGGTGGACTCAGTAGTGTTTAGGTCAAGGGTAACCTTGGTAGCAGATGTGACTGCGGGTTCAGCAGGAGTATGTGTAGAATCAGGTGTAGTAGATGAGGTCTGAGTTTGGGACTTAGAAGCAGTGAAGTTAGGAGTATGTTCTCGGAGTAGATTATCGTCAGTGATTTCGGTCCAGTCATCGGATTCCTTTTtgaagaatttgaaattatcaTCACTGAGTACTATGGCTAGGTATTTGGCATCGTCAGAGGACCTAATCCTAACCTGGGTAGCACCTTCATTAGCAGTGGATTCCCAGATAGTAGCAGTGCCATCAGTGACACTGGATAGTAAGTAACCAGACTTGGGTCTGTATGTGTCAACTCCATTGTGATCAGTGATGTCGAACTTATCAGTGGTCTCGGACTTTTGAAGTGCACTGAGGTTAAGAGTGATCTttatatttagttttttagattcatttttattattaaagaCAAAGAAACTGTTTGATATAAGACCTATTGAAAATATCTTGATTTCTGAAAACCCGGGATCGTCGGTATGTTTCCAAATATCAGCATCTGCTAGCTTTATCTTCTTACAGACGACTCCAGAATtgaatttgtaaataaatgaaagGAAGACAGTTCTTACTGTGTAATCTGACGACTTGAGTTCAACATCGTTATCACCAAGGAACTTAAGCTTGGAGACATCACGCCTCTTAGAAGTTATATGCCACTCAACACCATCCAGATGGAATAGtgtgaaaatattatttgtcATTAGTATGGCCAGGAATTTAACACCATAAACAGTCTTAGACATTACTAAGGTACCATAGAGACAACCAGTGGATACCCAAATAACAGTGGTACCCTGAGTTATCTTATTGAACAGGTGGCTATCCTTAGCTGTGAATGTGATTAGTCCATTCTGATCAGTGTATTCGAACTCGGTAGTAGACTGGGTCTTCTCAATATCAAGAGTTAACTTTATGTCTAGTTGCTTTGTCTGATCAGAGGAATTCATTACACTGAATTTGTTGTTTGGAAGATCCAGTTGAAGTGACTTTATAGAGGAGTAGTTAGGATCGTCACTATGAATCCAGAGTGGAACATTGGTGTATGTGATCTTCTTACAAATGACTCCATCATTGAATGTGTATTCATAAGATAGATCATGTAGAGTAACTTTGAAGTCAGAAGAGGAGAGCTCAACATCATTCTCACCAAAGAACTTAAGATTAGTAACATCATGTCTATCAGAAGTTATATCTTCCCAAGGCTTATTCTTACCAGACTTCCTAAGAAGTACAAAGTTGCCACTCTGCAGCAGAATGGACAAATATTTCTCATTCCTACCTGAACCCATGAGAACTGCCTTGAGTCCATGATCGTCTGGTTCAGCAGTCCATATCTCCACAGTACTAGTAACTAATGGTTTCTTTATAATCTTGCTGAATACATGGTCATCCTTAGGAGTGTATGTTCTAAAATTACCATCCTTCTTGAAATAGAGCTcattagtatccttagaCTTATTGATGTCAAGAGTTACAGGAGTTATAGTATCAGTTGTCAAAGCAGTTACCAAAGTAGGACTTGTAGTTGGAGGAGTAGTTTCACTTTGTGAAGCAGGAGTACCTGTTCCACTTGAAGGAGTAGTAGAGGGAGTACCTGGAGTTGTTGGCTGAGTTTGTTGAGGAGTAGAGTTTGGATATATGAGTGTTTTGAGATCGGTAGGTAGTTGATCGTCAGAGATTTCGGTCCAGTTACCAGCATCTTCATGGAACACtttgaacatattattagtcAATAGTATGGCTAGATATTTCTTACTCTCATCAGACATAACCCTTACTAAAGTACCATATACATAATCTTTGGATTCCCAAACCACAATGGTACCTTGAGATACCTTG
Coding sequences:
- a CDS encoding SfiI-subtelomeric fragment related protein family member, putative (Signal peptide predicted for TA17105 by SignalP 2.0 HMM (Signal peptide probability 0.949, signal anchor probability 0.000) with cleavage site probability 0.746 between residues 25 and 26), producing MKKWIITLNLLFYITFLNQWNFVESHPTSSSSDSTTTQTTESTDTITTVTLDISKSSSTSEFNYTDENGVVTYSPKSGHVFNKVTQGSMDIWVSTNVYSSLVMLKTIKDAKSTDGVCRILVILMTNNIFTLFKEENSIFKDITATRPDITKLRFLGENDAELTSSDYNVSIVDLSYTFTFDDASKCVKITYNDNEVWKHTDDPKFNTIKKLKLGLVSNKFYVINSSDESNQLSKPKITMVALDISKTQSTSEFDYTDRNGIVTYTAKSDNLFDKVSQGTIVVWESKDYVYGTLVRVMSDESKKYLAILLTNNMFKVFHEDAGNWTEISDDQLPTDLKTLIYPNSTPQQTQPTTPGTPSTTPSSGTGTPASQSETTPPTTSPTLVTALTTDTITPVTLDINKSKDTNELYFKKDGNFRTYTPKDDHVFSKIIKKPLVTSTVEIWTAEPDDHGLKAVLMGSGRNEKYLSILLQSGNFVLLRKSGKNKPWEDITSDRHDVTNLKFFGENDVELSSSDFKVTLHDLSYEYTFNDGVICKKITYTNVPLWIHSDDPNYSSIKSLQLDLPNNKFSVMNSSDQTKQLDIKLTLDIEKTQSTTEFEYTDQNGLITFTAKDSHLFNKITQGTTVIWVSTGCLYGTLVMSKTVYGVKFLAILMTNNIFTLFHLDGVEWHITSKRRDVSKLKFLGDNDVELKSSDYTVRTVFLSFIYKFNSGVVCKKIKLADADIWKHTDDPGFSEIKIFSIGLISNSFFVFNNKNESKKLNIKITLNLSALQKSETTDKFDITDHNGVDTYRPKSGYLLSSVTDGTATIWESTANEGATQVRIRSSDDAKYLAIVLSDDNFKFFKKESDDWTEITDDNLLREHTPNFTASKSQTQTSSTTPDSTHTPAEPAVTSATKVTLDLNTTESTSEFNYTDQNNVIVYKPKDNHVFSKVSNGSTDIWESKTNVYGRLVMLMTLDVKYLAILLTNNMFKLFKERMVSRRTSPIPD